A window from Streptomyces sp. NBC_00335 encodes these proteins:
- a CDS encoding ABC transporter permease, whose product MRLRRAPRTPRTTSSAPDDTAGLPTSRLAWRDLFAEALSGVLQRPARSALTSLGTVLGVGAFVSVLGLTATASAQIDDRFNALTATEVTLEDAAAEHDPAIAQAFGPDAEELVKRVNGVRAGGVLWQVKLPKGQQVTGSPLVDGVHADTSVFAASPEALDAAQLTLAQGRLYDRRLSERREPVVVIGQTVAERLGITSLGTDPAVFIGDQAFTVMGIVSDAERRPELLLAVMVPRTTAETLWGSPAAGTAAMLVATELGAAPQVAREAPVAVRADHPEYVRALAPPDPRTLRSSVGDDLSQLFLALAGICLVIGAVGIANTTLVAVLERTGEIGLRRALGARRHHVTFQFLTESGALGALGGLVGTSVGVLVVVTVSIAKEWSPVVHPAVAASAPLIGLLTGVLAGLYPARRAARIEPVEALRQ is encoded by the coding sequence GTGAGACTTCGCCGCGCGCCCCGTACACCCCGTACGACCTCCAGCGCTCCGGACGACACCGCCGGGCTGCCGACCTCCCGCCTGGCGTGGCGGGACCTGTTCGCCGAGGCGCTCTCCGGGGTGCTGCAACGTCCTGCCCGGTCCGCTCTGACCTCGCTCGGCACCGTCCTCGGCGTGGGGGCCTTCGTGTCGGTCCTCGGCCTGACCGCCACGGCATCGGCCCAGATCGACGACCGCTTCAACGCCCTGACGGCCACCGAGGTGACCCTGGAGGACGCGGCGGCCGAGCACGACCCCGCGATCGCGCAGGCGTTCGGGCCCGATGCCGAAGAGCTGGTCAAGCGGGTCAACGGGGTGCGGGCGGGCGGCGTGCTCTGGCAGGTCAAGCTCCCGAAGGGGCAACAGGTCACCGGCTCCCCGCTGGTCGACGGGGTCCATGCCGACACCTCCGTCTTCGCCGCGTCCCCCGAGGCGCTGGACGCCGCACAGCTCACCCTCGCGCAGGGCCGGCTCTACGATCGCCGGCTGAGCGAGCGCCGTGAGCCCGTCGTGGTCATCGGCCAGACCGTCGCGGAGCGGCTCGGCATCACCAGCCTCGGCACCGATCCCGCCGTCTTCATCGGGGACCAGGCGTTCACCGTGATGGGCATCGTCTCCGACGCCGAGCGGCGGCCGGAACTCCTGCTCGCCGTGATGGTGCCGCGCACGACGGCCGAGACCCTGTGGGGGTCGCCGGCCGCCGGGACGGCCGCCATGCTCGTCGCCACGGAGCTCGGCGCCGCCCCGCAGGTCGCGCGCGAAGCCCCCGTGGCCGTGCGGGCCGACCACCCCGAGTACGTACGCGCCCTCGCACCCCCCGATCCCCGGACCCTGCGCTCGTCGGTCGGGGACGACCTCTCCCAGCTCTTCCTCGCCCTGGCCGGAATCTGCCTGGTGATCGGCGCGGTCGGCATCGCGAACACCACCCTGGTCGCCGTACTGGAGCGGACGGGCGAGATAGGGCTCCGGCGAGCGCTGGGCGCCAGACGGCACCACGTCACCTTCCAGTTCCTCACCGAGTCCGGAGCCCTCGGTGCGCTCGGCGGGCTCGTGGGGACGAGCGTGGGCGTGCTGGTGGTCGTGACCGTCTCCATCGCCAAGGAATGGTCCCCGGTCGTCCACCCGGCGGTCGCCGCGTCGGCCCCCCTGATCGGCCTGCTGACCGGCGTGCTCGCGGGTCTCTACCCGGCCCGCAGGGCGGCCCGCATCGAGCCGGTGGAGGCCTTGCGGCAGTGA